Proteins encoded in a region of the Synechococcus sp. BIOS-U3-1 genome:
- a CDS encoding RecQ family ATP-dependent DNA helicase: MDLLLDALKRHYGWSEFRPGQRSVVECLLQGQDCLAVLPTGGGKSLCFQLPALVRSGLVVVISPLVALMEDQVLQLSRRGIAAACLHGGIAPAQRRQTLSQLSDGSLRLLYLAPERLQGEATRSVLQEHAATGQLVALAVDEAHCISAWGHDFRPDYRRLGELRALCPGVPLVALSATAAPRVRADILRLLHLRRPLIQVGSARRHNLHYAMRRRVGDPLQDVVNALGNARGACLIYARTRVSVERWTERLCANGIQAIAYHAGLDPDVRHRALEHFLGAQDPVLVATVAFGMGVDRPDVGLVLHLDLPSTPEGYLQESGRAGRDGKPAHCLVLFSPRDRTSLGWAMQSALRRSSASDAAEESRRIELAQQQLRRMEAVAEGETCREQALLLSVGELVPPCGRCDRCLSNTSRQDWSDEATAVLELLAEVHGTDSRRLSERLNAEEGRSAYWGWLTRRLVQEELIHETDDGSQRLYLKESGRRFLRQPWPLHYAA; encoded by the coding sequence TTGGACCTGCTGCTGGACGCGCTAAAGCGCCATTACGGCTGGTCCGAGTTCCGGCCAGGGCAGCGCTCCGTCGTGGAATGTCTGTTGCAGGGTCAGGACTGCTTGGCGGTGTTGCCGACCGGTGGGGGCAAATCGCTTTGTTTTCAGTTGCCTGCCTTGGTGAGATCGGGCCTCGTGGTGGTGATCTCCCCCTTGGTGGCCCTGATGGAAGATCAGGTTCTCCAGTTGAGTCGTCGAGGCATTGCAGCGGCCTGTCTTCACGGCGGTATTGCGCCGGCTCAGAGACGGCAGACGCTCTCGCAGCTCAGCGACGGATCACTGCGGCTGTTGTATCTCGCACCAGAGCGTCTTCAGGGTGAAGCCACCCGTTCCGTTCTGCAGGAGCATGCCGCCACAGGTCAGTTGGTAGCGCTTGCGGTGGATGAGGCCCACTGCATCAGTGCCTGGGGGCATGACTTCCGCCCTGATTACCGCCGGCTGGGTGAGTTGCGAGCTCTTTGTCCAGGGGTTCCATTGGTGGCTCTCAGTGCCACGGCAGCTCCCCGTGTCAGGGCAGACATCCTTCGTCTTCTTCACCTCCGGCGGCCATTGATCCAGGTGGGATCGGCTCGACGCCACAACCTGCACTACGCCATGCGCCGGCGGGTTGGGGATCCTTTGCAGGATGTTGTTAACGCGTTGGGAAATGCCCGTGGTGCCTGTCTGATCTACGCCCGCACCCGTGTCTCGGTGGAGCGTTGGACTGAGCGGCTCTGTGCCAACGGAATTCAGGCCATCGCTTATCACGCTGGCCTGGATCCTGACGTGCGGCATCGGGCTCTCGAGCATTTCTTGGGAGCGCAGGATCCCGTGCTGGTGGCCACCGTGGCTTTTGGTATGGGAGTGGACCGGCCTGATGTTGGTTTGGTTTTGCATCTGGACCTTCCGAGTACTCCTGAGGGCTACCTGCAGGAGTCAGGTCGCGCAGGACGCGATGGCAAGCCAGCTCATTGCCTGGTGTTGTTTTCACCGAGAGATCGAACCAGCCTTGGCTGGGCGATGCAGAGTGCTCTTCGCCGGTCATCAGCCAGCGATGCTGCCGAAGAATCCCGTCGGATTGAATTGGCGCAGCAGCAGTTGCGTCGTATGGAGGCCGTCGCCGAGGGAGAAACCTGTAGAGAACAAGCTCTGCTGTTGTCTGTTGGTGAACTGGTTCCTCCCTGCGGCCGCTGTGATCGCTGTCTTTCCAATACCTCAAGGCAGGACTGGTCCGATGAGGCCACAGCTGTTCTGGAGTTGCTAGCGGAGGTCCACGGCACAGACTCCCGCAGGCTCAGTGAACGGCTCAATGCTGAAGAAGGCCGCTCAGCGTATTGGGGATGGCTGACGCGACGGCTAGTTCAGGAGGAGTTGATCCATGAAACCGATGACGGCAGCCAGCGCTTGTACTTGAAGGAAAGCGGCCGGCGCTTTCTGCGTCAGCCTTGGCCCTTGCACTACGCGGCTTGA
- a CDS encoding LysM peptidoglycan-binding domain-containing protein — protein sequence MRRTLLTVLAVIALTPLAGHGANVTVQSGETLSDIADRYGVSMNSLMRLNGIRNSDHVEAGQTLRLPGSVSAGKGRHSVQSGDTLSGIAAQYRVSERQLMALNGLSSADHVEIGQTLKLPSNAVLPQAKPKAIAKPVPIQAKPNAISHTVARGQTLTQIAKAYDIPIASLISINAIQNPNQVNIGTQLMLRSTESTSNTSTAATEQQPLLTESQPEKQQPTQVEPKAENVQSSAAKPEAVKPEAVKPKGVKPVTTAKASQTTTSVQPKPAAWRTYGPLQVDWSNWQSMGGSEVAPTLNSDGQSLYVAVNCSAKKINATGANGMWKNWIAPQSAFEKALVKDRCTTAKR from the coding sequence GGGAGACCCTTTCCGATATTGCGGATCGGTATGGCGTGTCGATGAACAGCCTGATGCGCCTCAACGGAATCAGAAACTCGGATCATGTGGAGGCCGGCCAGACACTGCGGCTGCCGGGAAGCGTTTCAGCCGGCAAGGGCCGTCACAGCGTGCAGTCCGGCGACACCCTCAGCGGCATTGCTGCGCAGTACAGAGTCAGTGAGCGCCAGTTGATGGCACTGAACGGACTGTCGAGTGCTGATCATGTTGAGATCGGTCAAACCCTAAAGCTGCCCAGCAACGCGGTGCTTCCTCAAGCAAAACCCAAAGCCATCGCCAAGCCTGTGCCGATTCAGGCCAAGCCCAATGCCATCTCCCACACCGTGGCCCGAGGCCAAACTCTTACCCAAATCGCCAAGGCCTACGACATCCCGATTGCGTCATTGATCAGCATCAATGCCATTCAGAACCCCAACCAGGTCAATATCGGAACTCAGCTGATGCTGCGCTCCACCGAGAGCACCAGCAATACATCAACAGCAGCCACAGAACAGCAACCATTGCTGACCGAGAGCCAACCCGAAAAGCAGCAGCCAACACAAGTCGAACCAAAGGCCGAGAACGTCCAATCGTCCGCTGCAAAACCAGAGGCTGTGAAACCGGAAGCAGTGAAGCCCAAGGGGGTCAAACCCGTGACAACTGCCAAAGCGAGCCAAACAACAACAAGCGTGCAGCCCAAGCCAGCCGCCTGGCGCACCTATGGCCCACTGCAGGTCGACTGGAGCAACTGGCAGTCGATGGGGGGAAGCGAAGTAGCTCCGACACTGAACAGCGATGGGCAATCGCTTTATGTGGCAGTGAACTGCTCTGCCAAAAAGATCAATGCCACCGGCGCTAACGGAATGTGGAAAAACTGGATTGCACCCCAGTCCGCGTTTGAAAAGGCTCTCGTCAAGGATCGCTGCACGACTGCGAAACGTTGA